Genomic window (Culex pipiens pallens isolate TS chromosome 3, TS_CPP_V2, whole genome shotgun sequence):
CAATTGAaatctgcagttttttttttaaaaaaggtacaataaaccaaatttccagtttttgctttatgtgtgtttttgaaaccgccttgagtcaggggttttaaaaaacacccaaaaagcaaaaactgaaaatttggttgattggatctttgaaaaaaactccagaaatcgttaaaaaaaaaacaaaaataaaataaaaataaatccagaaatgttttccctctttgcagatttttgttacGTTTCATCTGGACGCCACCTTGAGCTCAGAATCATCCCCGAAAAAAACCCCTCAAACTGCAAGCATTCGCAGCTGTCACCGCGCGTGTGACGCAAACTGTCAAAGTTTGCGTTCGCGCCCGCACACTAGCGCCGCGCGTTGACAGCCTCTGAAAACGTAACCTCGCTCGAGTTCTTTTCTCCAAGTGTTGTGCACTTATTTACACGTGTTTCGAGATGGCCCCGACCAAGGAAAAGGCCGCCGCGGCCCCGAAAGTGGCCAAACCCGGCAAAACCGGTGGTGACCAGAAGAAGAAGCGCGCGAACCGCTTCAAGAACGCGCTGTTGGCCGACGGAGTGCGTCGTTATTCGAAGGGCAAGATCGCCGCCCGGAAGGCGCTGTACGCGCTGAAGAGCCTGAAGAAGGTCCGCACGGAGAAGCCGAAGGTGGCCATTACGGTGGTGAAGAAGATCGGCGGCGCGAAGAACGGTGGTGAGCGTAAGGTGCTGGTGAAGAAGAACAAGAGCTACCTGCCGACCAAGTCGCTGATCCGTAAGCGGTCCGGCAAGCGGTGCTTCCGGAACCACAAGCGCAACATCCGCAAGACGCTGAAGAAGGGCAAGGTGCTGATCCTGTTGGCCGGTCGTCATAAGGGAAAGCGCGTCGTCCTGCTGAAGGCGCTCAAGTCGGGTCTGCTGCTGGTGACCGGTCCGTTTGCCCTCAACAGCTGCCCGGTTCGTCGCGTCTCGCAGAACTACGTCATCGCGACCAAGACCCGGGTCGATCTGCGCAAGGCCAAGATCCCGAAGCACATCAACGACGGTTACTTCCGCCGGGCCTGCAAGAAGAAGAACACCCGCACCGAGAAGGACATCTTCGCCGAAAAGGAGGAGAAGTACGTGCCGTCGGAGCAGCGCAAGGCCGACCAGAAGACCGTCGACGAGGAGGTCCTGAAGGCGATCAAGGCGCACCCGGAGGCCAAGGTGATCCGCCGGTACCTCAAGTCGATGTTCTCGCTGCGAACGAACCAGTACCCGCATCGTATGCAGTTCTAGAGGATTCCAGCAAGAGAGAGCGAGAGGATAAAACATCGTTTTAAGGATTAATTATATTATCAGTGGATAAAACCAACACGAAACATAATACATTTAAAGGCCCGGCTCCTTTAACAGTGGAATCCAGTGTGTTgcgtgtttttgtttactttttattgCTTGGAAAAGAAAGTCCCTTTTGGAACAGATTGTTGTTTACCTTTTGCAAGTCGTCGGCTAATCCTTTGTTGTTTTAGGTTCTTGGCATTGTTGATCCATCGGAAGAAAGTTATAGTGAATGGTAAGTATGGAGATAACAAGTGAGATCAAAACTAGCTGTTTGCTTTCTTGCAATTATTGTTCAAAAGCCGAATATGCTTTTACCTTCCGCAAAAAGTAGAATAGCAACTGATGCGATGGATACCTGAAGCCGGAGGATCTCTATACTTTTCAGAGACTAAACTAAAGTGTCTAAATAAGTTcgataccatttttttttcaacgcagAAGGGTTATCTCGCTACTAAAAAGTTTGGATTGTGCATCCAGTTATTCTCGTTGATAGAATTTATGTGATGGTGTGACTATTGAAGAAATGCAATCAAAACTTGTCGATAAACAACTGAAATTCTTTAAGAGCAATCCAAAGTCTTTTTGATGTCTTTTAATGATTGGCAATGtcgaaatcttgatttttttttattaggtcctataaacatatgaaagacaatagcttataggaccttttaaaaaaaaactctggaaatgttgATTTGATTCCCCATTCAATTGTATAAAGCTTGTTGGAATGTCGTATCGAAGAATTGAATTTCTGCCTTATTTAAGACTTCATTGAAACGTCGATCgaaaatttgtaattataaatatttcgatttacacatttttattactttcgttacacttaattttatcgtaatttttcaattgatttaacACCATTGATTTCATATTTAAGGAAAATCATTATTAATATTATGTCTtctattttttagaaatattaaaagaaatcgTCGCAATatgaacattgaaaaaatatttataggaTAGCCACTCAAGTCGCGAGAAGGTCGAGAATTGTGAGTCAGTTAATTCGTTTTGAGCACTTATCTCAATATTCGAAAACAATAATCAACAACATTTTGAGCTGAATCAAACCTTGAATCTTCTTGATTCTACAAAAGCGTTTTGTTGCTATTAAAAACATATGTTGATGTTTAGCATTTATTCAACAAAACAATTGTTTTATAAATCATCAAcatgttttgtttattcaattatgccttatttttctgcgtgttttttcactaaattaaataattttcgaTTAGTTCAATTTCGGAAATTTTATCCTTTTAAAGTAaaggtaaaaaatgtaaataaagtttaataatcataaataaaaaaactttagattactttttcaaaataaccagTGCGTTTCCTATGTACACagtaccttttgaaaaagtaagcgagaacttaactatcaaatcaaattcaaacgtGTTTTTGTGATAAATGAAATAGGGGCAGAATGAGCCACCCTTgtttttgggctttagaatggatttagaccaggggtgctcaaagttttagagtggcgggccaaatttgaagtttacatataagcttgcgggccaaatgtgaaaaatagagcgtccaatttcccggggttacaaaattcccgggaaacgggaaattttcaacaaatttcccgggatttaaaatttatcgaaaattgttctgatcctggtgctgattaatattttgcaacaaaattgtatagaatagcaacttaaatggttaaaataattgtgaggatcaattaatgcctTGACTATCtgtataaaaacataaaacgtcaagaaattatattaattttcttaatttataagctgtct
Coding sequences:
- the LOC120425218 gene encoding 60S ribosomal protein L6, giving the protein MAPTKEKAAAAPKVAKPGKTGGDQKKKRANRFKNALLADGVRRYSKGKIAARKALYALKSLKKVRTEKPKVAITVVKKIGGAKNGGERKVLVKKNKSYLPTKSLIRKRSGKRCFRNHKRNIRKTLKKGKVLILLAGRHKGKRVVLLKALKSGLLLVTGPFALNSCPVRRVSQNYVIATKTRVDLRKAKIPKHINDGYFRRACKKKNTRTEKDIFAEKEEKYVPSEQRKADQKTVDEEVLKAIKAHPEAKVIRRYLKSMFSLRTNQYPHRMQF